One window of Saccharopolyspora phatthalungensis genomic DNA carries:
- a CDS encoding DUF885 domain-containing protein, translating into MGADRNGVHEISDRFVDELVALDPIAGTYLGVPGHEEELTDYSPDGHRSRAELARRSLAAVRAAEPADDSERIAQAVFAERIGLDLELHEIGADMSALNVIASPAQELRQVFDLMPTDTPEQWRSIARRLSAMPEAVLGLRAGLLAAAADGNVSAARQVSKVAEQCDTWAGRGGQSFFAAMVARADDVDESLRRDLDTAAESAAEAYAALADFLRGDLLPKAPAKDAVGEQRYRLWSRYFTGARLDLQEAYEWGWREFSGIEAEMRQIANRIKPGATLAEAAAALDADPRYQVHGQDRFQEWMQRLSDQALQDLRGTHFEIPDALMRLECRIAPPGGGVGAYYTGPTDDFSRPGRMWWSVPADRQDFPTWREVSTVYHEGVPGHHLQVATAVHEARRLNKFQRLACFVSGHGEGWALYAERLMRELGYLEDDGDLLGMLNDQLFRAARVVVDIGMHLELEIPAGTGFHEGERWTPELGLEFMLSRTITDPAQVRDEIDRYLGWPGQAPSYKLGERLWRAARDEAKQRHGAAFDVKEFHTQALRMGGMGLDTLREQLALL; encoded by the coding sequence ATGGGAGCAGACCGCAACGGCGTGCACGAGATCAGCGACCGGTTCGTCGACGAGTTGGTCGCACTCGATCCGATCGCCGGCACGTATTTGGGCGTGCCGGGCCACGAAGAAGAGCTGACCGACTACTCGCCGGACGGGCATCGGTCACGCGCGGAGCTGGCCCGCCGCAGCCTGGCCGCGGTGCGGGCCGCCGAGCCTGCTGACGACTCGGAGCGCATCGCGCAGGCGGTCTTCGCGGAGCGGATCGGGCTCGATCTGGAGCTACACGAGATCGGCGCGGACATGTCGGCGCTGAACGTGATCGCCAGCCCGGCTCAGGAGCTCCGGCAGGTCTTCGACCTGATGCCGACCGACACCCCGGAGCAGTGGCGAAGCATCGCCCGGCGACTGTCGGCGATGCCGGAAGCCGTGCTGGGCCTGCGTGCCGGACTGCTGGCGGCGGCCGCGGACGGCAATGTGTCGGCGGCCCGGCAGGTCAGCAAGGTCGCCGAGCAGTGCGACACCTGGGCCGGACGGGGCGGGCAGTCGTTCTTCGCGGCGATGGTCGCGCGGGCCGACGATGTGGACGAATCGCTGCGTCGCGATCTCGACACCGCAGCCGAATCGGCCGCCGAAGCCTACGCCGCGCTGGCCGATTTCCTGCGCGGCGATCTGCTGCCGAAAGCCCCGGCGAAGGACGCCGTCGGCGAACAGCGCTACCGGTTGTGGTCGCGGTACTTCACCGGCGCCCGCCTCGACCTGCAAGAGGCGTACGAGTGGGGTTGGCGGGAGTTCTCCGGCATCGAGGCGGAGATGCGGCAGATCGCGAACCGGATCAAGCCGGGTGCGACGCTGGCCGAGGCCGCGGCGGCGCTGGACGCCGACCCCCGCTACCAGGTCCACGGGCAGGACCGGTTCCAGGAGTGGATGCAGCGGCTGTCCGACCAGGCGCTGCAGGACCTGCGCGGCACCCACTTCGAGATCCCGGATGCATTGATGCGGCTGGAGTGCCGAATCGCGCCGCCCGGCGGCGGCGTCGGCGCCTACTACACCGGCCCGACCGACGACTTCTCCCGGCCCGGCCGGATGTGGTGGTCGGTGCCCGCCGACCGGCAGGACTTCCCCACCTGGCGTGAAGTGTCCACTGTGTACCACGAGGGGGTGCCCGGCCACCACCTGCAGGTCGCGACCGCGGTGCACGAGGCCCGTCGGCTCAACAAGTTCCAGCGGCTGGCCTGTTTCGTCTCCGGCCACGGTGAAGGCTGGGCGTTGTACGCCGAACGCCTGATGCGCGAACTCGGCTACCTCGAAGACGACGGCGACCTGCTCGGCATGCTCAACGACCAGCTCTTCCGCGCGGCGCGCGTGGTGGTCGACATCGGGATGCACCTGGAGCTGGAGATCCCGGCGGGCACCGGTTTCCACGAGGGCGAGCGCTGGACCCCGGAGTTGGGCCTGGAATTCATGCTGAGCCGGACCATCACCGACCCGGCGCAGGTGCGCGACGAGATCGACCGCTACCTGGGCTGGCCGGGCCAGGCCCCGTCCTACAAGCTCGGTGAGCGCCTCTGGCGGGCGGCTCGCGACGAAGCCAAGCAGCGCCACGGCGCGGCCTTCGATGTGAAGGAATTCCACACGCAGGCCCTGCGGATGGGCGGCATGGGCCTGGACACCCTCCGCGAACAACTCGCTCTGCTGTGA
- a CDS encoding GNAT family N-acetyltransferase, whose amino-acid sequence MTAVPYPSCDRITELTTDQLRTRLPEALQIYVHAMNYPPTTAQQRAPMWSAHMLRAGWRCIGAFNDREELIGVGYGYLGAPGQWWHEQVRRGLLSTGGDEAWLHDYFELTELHVYPGSQGAGLGEEILRRLLAGAPGSKVLLSTPEGPTRAWRLYRRVGFADVLRNYRFTGDPRPFAVLGRALPLDPR is encoded by the coding sequence GTGACCGCCGTGCCATACCCCAGTTGTGACCGGATCACCGAGCTGACCACGGACCAGCTTCGGACACGACTCCCCGAGGCCCTGCAGATCTACGTGCACGCGATGAACTACCCGCCCACGACCGCGCAGCAGCGGGCCCCGATGTGGTCGGCGCACATGCTGCGCGCGGGCTGGCGCTGCATCGGCGCGTTCAACGATCGCGAGGAGCTCATCGGCGTCGGCTACGGCTACCTCGGCGCCCCAGGCCAGTGGTGGCACGAGCAGGTCCGCCGCGGCCTGCTGAGCACCGGCGGCGACGAGGCCTGGCTGCACGACTACTTCGAACTGACCGAGTTGCACGTGTACCCGGGAAGCCAGGGCGCCGGCCTCGGCGAGGAGATCCTGCGCCGCCTGCTCGCCGGAGCGCCGGGCAGCAAGGTCCTGCTGTCGACGCCGGAAGGCCCGACCCGCGCCTGGCGCCTGTACCGCCGGGTCGGCTTCGCCGACGTCCTGCGCAACTACCGCTTCACGGGCGACCCGCGCCCCTTCGCTGTCCTGGGCCGTGCGCTCCCCCTCGACCCACGCTGA